From Mucilaginibacter rubeus, a single genomic window includes:
- a CDS encoding histone H1, translated as MKKFTEVKELVAALEADADKFYNKGNSAAGTRVRKGMQDLKNLAQAIRLEVQEAKNKEA; from the coding sequence ATGAAAAAATTTACTGAAGTAAAAGAGCTTGTAGCTGCTTTAGAGGCTGATGCCGACAAATTCTACAACAAAGGAAACAGCGCTGCCGGTACACGTGTACGTAAAGGCATGCAGGATCTAAAAAACCTGGCACAGGCAATCCGCCTTGAAGTTCAGGAAGCTAAGAATAAAGAAGCTTAG
- a CDS encoding aminotransferase class I/II-fold pyridoxal phosphate-dependent enzyme yields the protein MDLFDKITKSLGGPIGQHQKWSHGYFSFPKLEGEIGPHMQFNGKEHLVWSLNNYLGLANHPEVRQADAQAAADYGMAYPMGARMMSGNSIHHEELENGLAQFVGKQSAFLLNYGYQGMVSIIDALVDRNDVIVYDAESHACIIDGVRLHMGKRFVYQHNDIESCEKQLERATRLTEQTGGGILLITEGVFGMSGAQGKLKAVADLKKKFNFRLLVDDAHGFGTMGKTGAGTHEEQECMDEVDVYFATFAKSMAGIGAFVAADQDIIHYLRYNMRSQTFAKALPMPMVLGLKKRFEMLKTQPELREKLWLIANTLQAGLKERGFDLGASNTMVTPVFLKGDLFEATALTRDLRENYGVFCSIVVYPVIPKGLIVLRLIPTASHSLEDVQRTLDAYSAIGEKLKAGYYKENKLEIA from the coding sequence TTGGATTTATTTGATAAAATAACAAAAAGCTTAGGTGGGCCGATAGGGCAGCACCAGAAGTGGTCGCATGGTTATTTTTCTTTTCCTAAACTGGAAGGCGAAATAGGCCCTCACATGCAGTTTAATGGAAAAGAGCATTTGGTTTGGAGCCTTAACAACTATCTTGGCTTGGCTAACCATCCCGAAGTAAGACAAGCCGACGCGCAAGCCGCCGCAGATTACGGTATGGCTTACCCAATGGGCGCGAGGATGATGTCAGGGAACTCAATCCATCACGAGGAGCTTGAGAATGGCTTAGCCCAATTCGTTGGTAAACAATCGGCCTTTTTGCTTAACTACGGTTACCAGGGTATGGTATCTATCATTGATGCTTTGGTTGACAGGAATGATGTTATTGTTTATGATGCCGAATCGCACGCTTGCATTATTGATGGCGTACGTTTACATATGGGTAAACGCTTTGTTTATCAACATAACGATATCGAAAGCTGTGAAAAACAGCTGGAGCGTGCAACCCGTTTAACAGAACAGACCGGCGGTGGTATATTACTTATTACCGAAGGCGTTTTTGGTATGTCGGGCGCGCAAGGCAAGCTTAAGGCAGTTGCCGATCTTAAAAAGAAATTTAATTTCCGTTTATTGGTTGATGACGCTCATGGTTTTGGTACTATGGGGAAAACAGGTGCCGGCACACATGAAGAGCAGGAATGTATGGATGAGGTGGACGTGTACTTTGCTACCTTCGCCAAATCAATGGCCGGTATTGGTGCTTTTGTAGCTGCCGACCAGGATATCATCCACTATCTGCGCTATAACATGCGTTCTCAAACATTTGCCAAAGCATTACCAATGCCAATGGTTTTAGGTTTGAAAAAGCGTTTCGAAATGTTGAAAACCCAGCCAGAGCTTCGCGAAAAACTATGGTTAATTGCAAACACTTTGCAAGCCGGTTTAAAAGAACGTGGCTTTGACCTGGGTGCTTCAAACACCATGGTTACCCCGGTATTTTTAAAAGGCGACTTATTTGAAGCGACAGCACTAACCCGCGATCTGCGTGAAAACTATGGTGTTTTCTGTTCGATAGTGGTTTACCCGGTAATCCCTAAAGGATTGATCGTGCTAAGGTTAATCCCAACAGCATCACATAGCCTGGAAGACGTACAGCGCACCCTTGACGCCTACAGCGCTATCGGCGAAAAGCTGAAAGCTGGGTATTACAAAGAGAACAAACTGGAAATTGCCTAA
- a CDS encoding UbiD family decarboxylase: MGYSSLQACITDLEKKGHLIRIKEEVDPYLQMAAIHLRVFENEGPAILFENVKGSKFPAVSNLFGTLDRSKFIFRDTLEKIKILVDIKNDPIKAIKNPFKYAGVGLTALSALPMKSGAGAPIKFGKCNISDIPQIVNWPMDGGPFVTMPQVYTEDADQPGIMNANLGMYRIQLAGNDYIQNQEIGLHYQIHRGIGVHQTKANAKGQPLKVSIFVGGPPAHPVAAVMPLPEGLSEMTFAGALGNRRFRYFYDNEGFCISADADFVITGTVMPHENKPEGPFGDHLGYYSLVHPFPLMKVHNVYHRKDAVWSFTVVGRPPQEDTSFGALIHEITGSAIPKEIPGLHAVNAVDAAGVHPLLFAIGSERYTPYLKERKPQEIVTIANHILGKGQLSLAKYLFIAAHEDDPKLNVNDIGGFLKHILQRIDLTRDLHFHTNTTIDTLDYSGEGLNSGSKLAVTAAGDIKRELWTELPDWFNLPRPITGYKMAMPGVLMVEVPKHVNHKDIDNVISILEYSLQDEDLTGLPLMVLCDDAGFAAQTINNFVWVTFTRSNPSHDIYGVGSFTEHKHWGCKGTLIIDARIKPHHAPVLERVPEVEKTVDKLGEKGGSLFGVI, encoded by the coding sequence ATGGGTTACTCAAGTTTACAAGCCTGCATTACCGATCTCGAAAAAAAAGGCCACCTTATTCGTATTAAGGAAGAAGTGGATCCTTACCTGCAAATGGCAGCGATACACTTACGCGTATTTGAGAACGAAGGGCCTGCTATATTATTTGAGAACGTAAAGGGCAGTAAATTCCCGGCCGTGTCTAACCTTTTCGGCACCCTCGACAGGTCAAAGTTTATTTTCAGGGACACGCTCGAAAAGATCAAGATTTTAGTTGATATCAAGAACGACCCGATAAAAGCGATAAAAAACCCATTTAAATATGCGGGTGTTGGTTTAACAGCCCTTTCTGCATTGCCTATGAAAAGCGGTGCAGGCGCGCCCATAAAATTTGGCAAATGTAATATCAGCGATATTCCGCAGATTGTAAACTGGCCAATGGACGGCGGCCCATTTGTTACCATGCCGCAGGTATATACCGAAGATGCAGATCAGCCAGGTATCATGAACGCCAACCTGGGTATGTACCGCATCCAACTGGCCGGCAATGATTATATTCAAAACCAGGAGATTGGCTTGCATTACCAGATCCACCGGGGTATAGGCGTGCATCAAACCAAAGCCAATGCCAAAGGACAGCCGTTAAAAGTGAGCATATTTGTAGGAGGACCTCCAGCACATCCAGTAGCCGCGGTAATGCCCCTGCCCGAAGGTTTATCAGAGATGACCTTTGCCGGCGCATTAGGCAATCGCCGTTTCCGGTATTTTTATGACAATGAAGGTTTTTGTATTTCGGCAGATGCCGATTTCGTGATCACCGGCACAGTTATGCCGCACGAAAATAAACCGGAAGGGCCTTTTGGTGATCATTTGGGTTACTATAGCCTGGTACACCCTTTTCCATTGATGAAAGTGCACAACGTATATCACCGTAAAGATGCCGTTTGGTCGTTTACTGTGGTTGGTCGCCCGCCACAGGAGGACACCAGCTTTGGGGCGCTCATCCATGAAATTACCGGCTCGGCCATTCCTAAGGAGATTCCTGGCCTTCATGCGGTTAACGCGGTTGATGCCGCGGGTGTTCACCCGCTGCTCTTCGCCATTGGCAGCGAACGGTACACTCCTTACCTTAAAGAGCGCAAGCCGCAGGAGATAGTTACTATCGCCAATCATATATTGGGTAAAGGTCAGTTAAGTCTTGCCAAATACCTCTTTATTGCGGCGCATGAGGACGATCCTAAACTGAATGTTAACGACATCGGCGGTTTCCTGAAACACATCCTGCAAAGGATTGACCTTACCCGCGACCTGCATTTTCACACTAATACTACCATTGACACCCTCGACTATAGTGGCGAAGGTCTTAACTCCGGCAGTAAATTAGCCGTTACCGCTGCCGGGGATATTAAACGTGAACTATGGACTGAATTGCCCGACTGGTTCAACCTCCCCCGCCCTATAACCGGCTACAAAATGGCTATGCCCGGCGTGCTGATGGTTGAAGTCCCCAAGCATGTAAATCACAAGGATATCGATAATGTTATCAGTATTCTTGAATATAGCCTGCAGGACGAAGACCTCACCGGCTTACCATTAATGGTACTTTGCGACGACGCAGGCTTCGCGGCGCAAACTATCAATAATTTTGTATGGGTAACCTTTACCCGCAGCAACCCGTCGCATGATATTTATGGGGTTGGCAGCTTTACCGAGCACAAACATTGGGGCTGTAAAGGTACGTTGATTATAGATGCCCGGATAAAACCACATCACGCCCCTGTGCTTGAACGTGTGCCCGAGGTGGAAAAAACAGTTGATAAGCTTGGCGAAAAAGGCGGCTCATTATTTGGGGTGATTTGA
- a CDS encoding glycoside hydrolase family 125 protein codes for MKLTRRHFIKINSVAAAGIGLGVTPVFASAVAPAFESQRPKLADRKFTSKAVEAIIKKVKADIKDPEVAWLFENCYPNTLDTTVNYSEKDGKPDTFVITGDINAMWMRDSSAQVWPYLPLIKNDPALKKLIQGVLSRQAKCVIIDPYANAFNEGPTGSEWDSDRTTMKPELHERKWEIDSLCYPVRLAYNYWKISGDTSFFDENWQKAGKIILATFKEQQRKDGKGPYFFQRKTETQSDTAPNRGYGNPIKPVGLICSIFRPSDDATIYPFLIPSNYFAVASLNQMAEMYSTIGHDNATADACKTLAAEVQAALKQYAVGHHPQFGQVIPFEVDGYGNQLFMDDSNVPSLLALPYLDSVKVDDPLYQSTRKFVLSDSNPYYFKGTAAEGIGGPHVGIGYIWPMAIIMRGITSTDKAEIVQCIKWLKSTHAGTGFMHESFNKDDAKDFTRKWFAWANTLFGELILKVHEHYPDILQQTF; via the coding sequence ATGAAATTAACCAGACGACATTTTATAAAAATTAATAGCGTTGCAGCAGCCGGCATCGGCTTAGGTGTAACCCCGGTATTTGCTTCAGCTGTGGCCCCTGCCTTTGAAAGCCAACGCCCGAAACTTGCCGACCGTAAATTTACCAGCAAGGCTGTTGAAGCCATCATTAAAAAAGTTAAAGCCGATATCAAAGACCCTGAAGTTGCCTGGCTTTTTGAAAACTGCTATCCCAATACTTTAGATACTACGGTAAACTATTCTGAAAAAGACGGTAAGCCGGATACTTTCGTGATTACTGGCGACATCAATGCTATGTGGATGCGCGATTCATCGGCACAGGTTTGGCCGTACCTGCCGCTCATTAAAAATGATCCGGCATTGAAGAAATTAATCCAGGGTGTGCTGAGCCGTCAGGCTAAATGCGTGATCATTGATCCGTATGCAAACGCCTTTAACGAAGGCCCAACCGGTAGTGAGTGGGATAGCGACCGTACTACCATGAAGCCCGAGTTACACGAGCGTAAATGGGAGATCGACTCACTTTGTTACCCTGTAAGGTTGGCTTACAACTACTGGAAAATCAGCGGCGATACCAGTTTCTTTGACGAAAATTGGCAAAAAGCAGGTAAGATCATCCTGGCTACCTTTAAAGAGCAGCAACGTAAGGACGGTAAAGGTCCGTACTTTTTCCAGCGTAAAACCGAAACACAAAGCGATACTGCCCCTAACAGGGGGTATGGTAACCCGATTAAACCAGTTGGTTTGATCTGCTCTATCTTCCGCCCGTCGGATGATGCTACTATCTATCCATTCCTGATCCCGTCAAACTACTTCGCGGTAGCAAGCTTAAATCAAATGGCCGAAATGTACAGCACTATCGGCCATGATAATGCTACAGCTGATGCCTGCAAAACCTTGGCAGCAGAGGTTCAGGCGGCACTTAAACAATACGCGGTTGGACATCATCCGCAATTTGGACAGGTGATTCCGTTTGAAGTTGATGGTTATGGGAACCAGTTGTTCATGGATGATTCAAACGTGCCGAGCTTGTTGGCTTTACCATATCTTGATTCGGTAAAGGTTGATGATCCGTTATACCAAAGCACCCGTAAGTTTGTATTGAGCGATAGCAATCCTTACTATTTTAAAGGCACAGCTGCCGAAGGTATTGGCGGTCCGCACGTAGGTATTGGCTATATCTGGCCAATGGCAATTATTATGCGTGGCATCACTTCAACCGATAAAGCGGAGATTGTACAGTGCATTAAATGGCTGAAAAGCACTCATGCGGGCACCGGTTTCATGCACGAATCATTCAATAAAGATGATGCAAAGGACTTTACCCGTAAATGGTTTGCCTGGGCTAACACTTTATTTGGCGAATTGATACTAAAAGTGCACGAACATTACCCAGATATACTGCAGCAGACTTTTTAA
- the ftsZ gene encoding cell division protein FtsZ, producing MHFEMLKEKSSIIKVIGVGGGGGNAVNHMYRQGITGVDFIICNTDAQALELSPIPNKVQLGASLTEGMGAGSIPEVGKNSAIENIDDIKQMLGVNTKMLFITAGMGGGTGTGASPIIAKAAREMDILTVGIITTPFSFEGKRRKMQADAGLEELRKYVDSFLVISNDRLRQIFGNLTMSSAFAQADNILTTAAKGIAEIITLPGYINVDFKDVRTVMKDSGVSIMGSFSADGENRALKAVEGALASPLLKDNEIEGARYILLNISSGLKEVTMDEISVITDYIQEEAGLAADLIWGNCIDENLGEQLSVTIIATGFQTKDEREKENSNKKIVSMLVPEEPQPVRPVNEFIKPVKADAPAEPYAKAPKEDAKQAGLFDMFAGSRQEEPAVVRHSLMHEDLEADNEPDTAGFTFKMSEPVSYEQPVREQPRMPEPEPEPTPAPQPVGADDNKTNESIEEQLKKSRERIMRLKDLSMKLRTGNIQELENVPAYKRKEIALQDTPASDESQISRFSLMQDSEGNVEIRNNNSYLHGNAD from the coding sequence ATGCATTTTGAAATGTTAAAAGAAAAATCGTCAATCATCAAGGTAATTGGTGTTGGCGGTGGTGGTGGTAACGCGGTAAACCATATGTACAGGCAAGGAATTACCGGTGTTGATTTTATAATATGCAACACTGATGCCCAGGCATTGGAGCTGAGCCCTATACCTAACAAGGTGCAATTAGGTGCCAGTTTAACCGAGGGCATGGGTGCAGGCTCAATACCCGAAGTAGGCAAAAATTCGGCTATTGAAAATATCGACGATATTAAACAGATGTTGGGCGTTAATACCAAAATGTTGTTCATTACAGCTGGTATGGGCGGTGGCACGGGTACAGGCGCAAGCCCTATCATTGCCAAAGCAGCGCGCGAAATGGATATATTAACGGTGGGTATCATAACCACACCTTTCTCTTTTGAAGGTAAACGCCGTAAAATGCAGGCTGATGCAGGTTTGGAAGAACTGCGTAAGTATGTCGATTCGTTCCTTGTGATCTCGAATGACAGGCTTCGCCAGATTTTCGGTAACCTGACCATGAGCTCGGCATTTGCACAGGCTGATAACATATTGACCACGGCAGCCAAAGGGATAGCCGAGATCATCACCTTACCGGGTTATATCAACGTCGACTTTAAAGATGTGCGCACGGTAATGAAGGATAGCGGTGTATCTATCATGGGCAGCTTTAGCGCCGATGGTGAAAATCGTGCTCTTAAAGCCGTTGAAGGTGCATTGGCGTCGCCATTGTTAAAAGACAATGAAATTGAAGGCGCAAGGTATATATTGCTTAACATCAGTTCGGGCCTTAAAGAGGTTACCATGGATGAGATCAGCGTAATTACTGATTACATCCAGGAAGAAGCCGGTTTAGCTGCCGACCTGATCTGGGGTAACTGTATCGACGAAAACCTGGGCGAGCAATTATCGGTAACTATCATTGCTACCGGTTTCCAAACTAAAGATGAGCGCGAAAAAGAAAACAGCAACAAGAAAATAGTTTCGATGCTGGTTCCGGAAGAACCTCAACCAGTGCGCCCGGTTAATGAGTTTATTAAACCTGTTAAAGCGGATGCTCCTGCCGAGCCTTATGCTAAAGCCCCTAAAGAGGATGCTAAACAAGCCGGTTTATTTGACATGTTTGCCGGTAGCCGCCAGGAAGAACCTGCTGTTGTGAGACATAGCTTAATGCATGAAGATTTGGAGGCTGATAATGAGCCGGATACTGCTGGTTTTACTTTTAAAATGAGCGAACCGGTAAGCTACGAGCAACCTGTAAGGGAACAACCACGCATGCCGGAACCCGAGCCAGAGCCTACTCCGGCACCGCAACCGGTTGGTGCTGATGACAACAAAACCAACGAATCGATAGAAGAGCAGTTGAAAAAATCGCGCGAGCGCATTATGAGGCTGAAAGACCTGAGCATGAAGCTGCGTACAGGTAATATCCAGGAGTTGGAAAATGTACCGGCTTATAAACGTAAAGAAATAGCATTGCAGGATACCCCTGCATCTGACGAAAGCCAGATTTCACGTTTTTCCCTGATGCAGGATAGCGAAGGTAACGTGGAGATTAGGAATAACAATTCTTACCTGCACGGGAACGCGGACTAA
- a CDS encoding M16 family metallopeptidase, with protein sequence MKQAILSIILLLTGLSATFAQVPAAPTATSFDVNGIKVIFKPSPKNVVNVRMYYRGGVTNYKPNKAGIETLTLQSLTDCGTKKYSSSALKDTADKYEIFMNGNSSYDCGYVQVNTVSKYLNQAWDLFTEAIMNPVFEDQQVELLKTKLISETKNAQAYPDTRLEQLQMQNAFSGTPYATQPEGNELTLRNLTAADLKEYYKTLLNKNKIFIVVVGNLTKQEIFEKVLASFSNMPSAFYAKPDYPSPAWTDNKLVGERRDLPTNYISAIMNSPAVNSADNVPFRLGISALANTLYYELRNQRRLAYDPSASTWSYQMPFAHMHLSTDKPQEAIPAMLNILKNLQATGVNNEWLTRIKNGFLISNFINDQSAASVTNRLGLAEINGGWQYADDFPQLVYMATTDQVAKALNTYIVGLRWTFLGNPDAIEGFKIPAY encoded by the coding sequence ATGAAACAAGCTATTTTATCCATCATATTATTGCTCACCGGCCTTTCTGCAACTTTTGCCCAGGTGCCAGCAGCTCCAACAGCAACCTCATTTGACGTGAACGGCATCAAAGTAATTTTTAAACCCAGCCCTAAAAATGTAGTTAACGTACGCATGTATTACCGTGGTGGCGTAACCAATTACAAGCCTAACAAAGCGGGTATCGAAACCCTTACCCTGCAATCGCTTACTGATTGCGGTACTAAAAAATACAGTTCTTCGGCCTTAAAAGACACTGCTGATAAATACGAGATTTTTATGAACGGCAACTCGTCATACGATTGTGGTTATGTACAAGTCAACACTGTTTCCAAATACCTGAATCAGGCCTGGGACCTGTTTACCGAGGCCATTATGAACCCGGTATTTGAAGACCAACAGGTTGAACTGCTAAAAACTAAATTGATTTCAGAAACTAAAAATGCCCAGGCTTATCCCGATACCAGGTTGGAGCAGTTACAAATGCAAAATGCCTTTAGCGGAACACCTTATGCCACACAGCCCGAAGGCAACGAACTTACCTTACGCAACTTAACAGCAGCCGATTTAAAAGAGTACTATAAAACCCTGTTAAATAAAAACAAGATATTCATAGTGGTTGTAGGTAATTTAACCAAGCAGGAGATATTTGAAAAGGTACTGGCTTCCTTCAGTAACATGCCATCGGCGTTTTATGCAAAGCCTGATTACCCTTCTCCGGCCTGGACAGATAATAAACTGGTTGGTGAAAGACGTGACCTGCCAACCAATTATATATCGGCTATCATGAACTCACCGGCAGTTAATAGTGCCGATAATGTTCCGTTCAGGTTAGGGATCTCGGCTTTGGCCAATACCCTTTACTATGAATTACGCAACCAACGCAGATTGGCTTATGATCCAAGCGCCTCCACATGGTCATACCAAATGCCTTTTGCACATATGCATTTAAGTACCGACAAACCGCAGGAAGCTATTCCCGCCATGCTCAACATATTAAAAAATCTACAAGCGACAGGTGTTAATAATGAATGGCTTACCCGGATTAAGAACGGCTTCCTGATCAGTAATTTTATTAATGATCAGAGCGCGGCATCGGTTACTAACCGGCTTGGCCTGGCCGAAATAAATGGCGGATGGCAGTATGCCGACGATTTTCCGCAGTTGGTATATATGGCCACAACAGACCAGGTTGCTAAAGCTTTAAATACTTATATTGTTGGTTTAAGATGGACATTTCTTGGCAACCCCGACGCGATTGAGGGCTTCAAGATTCCAGCATATTAA
- a CDS encoding M16 family metallopeptidase — protein sequence MIKKIYVLLLLFTTSIPALAQVKIPANMFVKTLQNGLTVLVVEDNSVPLATVAIAFKTGAFTEPIKYSGLTGLYQMMLFKANKDYGNAEQVGYRTSVLGTQKNSTVQQEYGSSFFTLPSFNIEEGLKYMNSAIRFPVLNNEELEREKTITLAQLTQKESSASFKFNLAILQHLWGKLANRKVAIGTRDAINAATLSMVDSVKLKYHHPNNAILIVAGKVSHDAIFKQVTPLFGSWQASAVSPLKKWIVPEFEPLKKTDYFITESNLATIPSIYMGWQGPDTRHDIPSTYAADIFSYILTQRSSKLSKALVETGLAQEINFNYLTLAHGGEISFYIQPNPQKIKECLDEAKKQISLFDTDDYITDEQIQTAKRKLQISQERQAEITTQYVQTLTFWWASASLNYHFTYNDKIDKITKADVQAYVRKYIKAKPYCAGLLINPDLKAQVNADDFFKAN from the coding sequence ATGATAAAGAAAATTTACGTTTTATTATTACTCTTCACAACTTCGATACCTGCATTGGCCCAGGTCAAAATCCCCGCAAACATGTTTGTAAAAACCCTGCAAAATGGGCTCACGGTATTGGTAGTTGAAGACAACAGCGTTCCGTTAGCAACAGTTGCCATAGCGTTTAAAACCGGTGCCTTTACAGAACCCATAAAATACAGCGGACTTACCGGTTTGTATCAGATGATGCTTTTCAAAGCCAATAAAGACTATGGTAATGCCGAGCAGGTTGGTTATCGTACAAGTGTATTAGGCACTCAAAAAAACAGCACTGTGCAGCAAGAATATGGCAGTTCCTTTTTTACGCTCCCAAGTTTTAATATAGAAGAAGGGTTAAAGTATATGAATTCGGCTATTCGTTTTCCGGTACTTAATAATGAAGAACTTGAACGTGAAAAAACCATTACACTTGCCCAGTTAACACAGAAAGAATCATCAGCATCATTCAAATTTAACTTAGCTATACTACAGCACTTATGGGGTAAACTCGCCAACCGAAAAGTTGCCATTGGCACGCGCGATGCCATAAATGCAGCTACGTTAAGCATGGTTGATTCGGTAAAGCTAAAATATCACCATCCTAATAATGCCATACTCATAGTTGCAGGCAAAGTAAGCCATGATGCTATATTCAAACAGGTAACACCGTTGTTTGGCAGTTGGCAGGCTTCGGCTGTTAGCCCTTTAAAAAAGTGGATAGTACCGGAGTTTGAACCACTCAAAAAAACCGACTATTTTATCACAGAATCCAACCTGGCAACCATACCGTCAATTTATATGGGTTGGCAGGGCCCCGATACGCGGCATGATATTCCCTCAACCTATGCTGCCGATATTTTTTCATATATACTTACCCAGCGATCGTCAAAATTGAGTAAAGCCCTTGTTGAAACAGGCCTGGCCCAGGAAATCAACTTTAATTACCTTACACTGGCACACGGCGGCGAAATCTCGTTTTACATACAGCCCAACCCGCAAAAAATTAAAGAATGCCTGGACGAGGCAAAAAAACAGATCAGCTTGTTTGATACCGACGATTATATTACCGACGAGCAAATCCAGACTGCCAAACGAAAACTTCAGATAAGCCAGGAACGACAGGCCGAGATCACCACGCAATACGTACAAACGCTAACTTTCTGGTGGGCATCTGCATCCCTCAATTATCACTTTACTTATAATGATAAAATAGACAAGATAACCAAAGCCGATGTACAAGCCTATGTACGCAAATACATTAAAGCAAAACCATATTGCGCCGGCTTGCTAATCAATCCCGATTTAAAAGCACAGGTTAACGCAGACGATTTTTTCAAGGCCAATTAA
- the dapA gene encoding 4-hydroxy-tetrahydrodipicolinate synthase — protein sequence MNIFYGTGVAMVTPFHADGQIDYDGLRNLIEHLIDGGVEYLVSLGTTGESATLSEAERKQVWAFTAEVVNKRVGLVAGIGGNNTHEVVEQIKSFDIDGYDAILSASPHYNKPTQEGIYQHYKAIALNSKLPIILYNVPSRTGSTVSAETTVRLAKEFKNIIGIKEASGNFDLFNQLMRDKPEGFLFISGDDPVTLPMMALGGVGAISVIGNALPRQLSDMVRLLLNNDYKGAHAAHFDLIEFTRLMFTEGSPAGVKTALKQLGICGDTVRLPLVQVSEKTADAIATELKKLAPVAVKA from the coding sequence ATGAATATATTTTACGGAACAGGGGTAGCTATGGTAACCCCTTTTCATGCGGATGGTCAAATTGACTACGACGGGTTGAGAAACCTGATTGAACATTTGATTGATGGCGGGGTGGAATACCTGGTATCGTTAGGTACAACCGGCGAAAGCGCCACATTGAGCGAGGCCGAACGAAAGCAGGTTTGGGCTTTCACTGCCGAAGTGGTAAATAAGCGCGTTGGCCTGGTGGCCGGTATAGGCGGTAATAATACTCATGAAGTTGTTGAACAAATAAAATCATTTGATATTGATGGTTATGATGCTATACTTTCAGCAAGTCCGCATTATAACAAACCTACCCAGGAGGGCATTTATCAGCATTATAAAGCAATTGCGCTAAACAGTAAATTGCCTATAATATTATATAATGTACCAAGCCGTACAGGCAGCACGGTTAGCGCCGAAACAACGGTACGCCTGGCAAAAGAGTTTAAAAACATTATCGGTATCAAAGAAGCATCAGGCAATTTCGATCTGTTTAACCAACTGATGCGTGATAAACCTGAAGGTTTCCTGTTTATTTCGGGCGATGATCCGGTTACTTTACCAATGATGGCTTTAGGTGGTGTTGGTGCAATATCTGTTATTGGCAATGCCCTTCCGCGTCAGTTATCTGACATGGTTAGGCTTTTACTTAATAACGATTACAAAGGCGCACATGCTGCACATTTTGATCTGATAGAGTTTACCCGCTTAATGTTTACCGAAGGTAGCCCTGCCGGTGTTAAAACCGCTTTAAAGCAATTGGGCATCTGTGGTGATACTGTTAGGTTACCATTGGTACAGGTAAGCGAAAAAACTGCCGATGCTATTGCAACTGAACTTAAAAAGCTTGCCCCGGTAGCGGTAAAAGCGTAA
- a CDS encoding sulfite exporter TauE/SafE family protein, with product MSVTILTLIILVGSYLAGLLGSLTGLGGGVVIIPLLTILLGVDIQYAIGASLVSVIATSSGSAAAYVKEGITNIRLGMFLEIATTIGAMVGALIAVYIPTNFIAILFGVILILSAVMSLKKKAEHIHQQKSVLAEKLKLNGSFPTPAGAVPYTVRNVGGGFFMMLFAGVISGLLGIGSGALKVLAMDGIMRIPFKVSTTTSNFMIGVTAAASAVVYLQRGYIDPGLSMPVAIGVLLGALSGSKILVHTSSSGWLRVVFAVVVTFLASQMIYKGITGNI from the coding sequence ATGTCGGTTACCATACTTACGCTTATTATACTTGTTGGGTCGTACTTAGCGGGTTTATTGGGTTCATTAACGGGTTTAGGCGGAGGTGTTGTTATTATTCCGCTGCTTACCATTTTACTTGGTGTTGATATTCAGTATGCCATAGGCGCATCACTGGTATCAGTAATTGCTACCTCTTCGGGTTCGGCGGCGGCTTATGTTAAAGAGGGGATAACCAATATCAGGTTGGGGATGTTCCTGGAAATAGCTACCACCATAGGCGCTATGGTAGGCGCGCTGATAGCGGTTTATATCCCTACAAATTTCATCGCCATTTTATTTGGTGTTATCCTGATCCTGTCGGCGGTAATGTCATTAAAAAAGAAAGCCGAGCATATTCATCAGCAAAAAAGCGTACTGGCCGAAAAGCTGAAGCTTAATGGTAGTTTTCCTACTCCGGCGGGCGCTGTTCCTTATACTGTAAGAAATGTTGGCGGCGGTTTTTTCATGATGCTTTTTGCCGGAGTGATATCGGGCTTACTTGGCATAGGCTCAGGAGCGCTGAAGGTTTTGGCGATGGACGGGATTATGCGGATCCCTTTTAAGGTATCAACCACTACCAGTAATTTTATGATAGGGGTTACCGCTGCTGCAAGCGCGGTAGTTTACCTGCAAAGGGGTTATATCGACCCGGGACTTTCCATGCCGGTTGCCATAGGTGTTTTATTAGGGGCTTTAAGCGGATCAAAAATATTGGTGCATACCTCATCATCCGGATGGCTGCGTGTGGTTTTTGCCGTGGTGGTTACGTTTTTGGCGTCGCAAATGATATATAAAGGAATTACTGGTAATATATAG